One window from the genome of Erwinia sorbitola encodes:
- a CDS encoding AI-2E family transporter, with product MIIQGISKGFFIFILAITTLAFLHILGPYFSAILWAAILAIIFHPLKTKIRNYLGDRNGLASLLTLLVICLIVFIPLAVVASSLAVEFNELYHRLQGNQTELTSVAASVVNHLPEWLRHFLVENNMNDASAIQEKLSGVAMKGGQFFAGSLMMIGKSTFSFTIGFGVMLYLLFFLLKDGAYLVGLTLDAIPLSQFVKQHLFVKFAAVSRATVKGTVVVAAVQGALGGIAFWFADIQGSILWGSLMAFLSLIPAVGSAIIWLPVVLYFFFTGAMVKGLALTFFFVVVIGLIDNILRPLLVGKDTKMPDYLILISTLGGMEIYGLNGFVIGPLIAALFISCWNLLSGKDHKGNTEQIDADFIEEGQIHQENQEKEQQEEKEKQEKEQQA from the coding sequence ATGATCATTCAGGGCATCAGTAAGGGATTCTTTATATTTATACTGGCGATTACCACGCTGGCTTTTCTCCACATCCTGGGACCTTATTTTTCCGCTATTCTTTGGGCCGCCATTCTGGCGATTATTTTCCATCCGCTGAAAACTAAAATCAGAAACTATCTGGGTGACAGAAACGGTCTGGCGTCACTGCTGACACTGCTGGTCATCTGTCTGATTGTGTTTATCCCACTGGCTGTTGTCGCTTCATCACTGGCGGTAGAGTTTAATGAACTCTACCATCGGTTACAGGGTAACCAGACCGAGCTTACCTCTGTCGCAGCGAGCGTGGTGAATCATCTGCCGGAATGGCTGCGTCACTTCCTGGTTGAAAATAATATGAATGATGCCAGCGCGATTCAGGAGAAACTTTCCGGCGTGGCAATGAAAGGCGGCCAGTTCTTTGCCGGTAGCCTGATGATGATTGGTAAAAGTACCTTCAGTTTTACCATCGGGTTTGGCGTCATGCTCTATCTGCTGTTCTTCCTGTTGAAAGACGGCGCGTACCTGGTGGGGCTGACGCTGGATGCCATTCCTCTTTCGCAGTTTGTGAAACAGCACCTGTTTGTTAAGTTTGCCGCCGTTTCCCGCGCCACGGTAAAAGGCACCGTGGTGGTGGCGGCTGTTCAGGGTGCGTTGGGTGGCATTGCATTCTGGTTTGCTGATATTCAGGGCAGCATTTTGTGGGGGTCACTGATGGCCTTCCTGTCGCTGATCCCGGCGGTTGGTTCAGCAATTATCTGGCTACCGGTGGTGCTCTATTTCTTCTTTACTGGTGCGATGGTAAAAGGGCTGGCGCTGACCTTCTTCTTTGTGGTGGTTATCGGTCTGATCGATAATATCCTGCGTCCGCTGCTGGTCGGGAAAGATACCAAGATGCCGGACTATCTGATTTTGATTTCAACTTTGGGCGGAATGGAAATTTATGGTCTGAATGGCTTCGTCATTGGGCCGCTAATTGCCGCACTGTTTATTTCCTGCTGGAACCTGCTCTCCGGTAAAGACCATAAAGGTAATACCGAGCAGATTGATGCTGACTTTATAGAAGAAGGTCAGATTCATCAGGAGAATCAGGAAAAAGAGCAGCAGGAAGAAAAAGAGAAGCAGGAAAAAGAGCAGCAGGCATAA